A single window of Mangifera indica cultivar Alphonso chromosome 18, CATAS_Mindica_2.1, whole genome shotgun sequence DNA harbors:
- the LOC123201807 gene encoding beta-amyrin 28-monooxygenase-like isoform X1 has product MEFFHSGLILFITLFLSVSLAYLFRYKSKSSHANLPPGNMGLPFIGETLEFLNTGRKGHPEKFISDRIAKYSSPIFKTSIFAEPTVVFCGAASNKFLFSNENKLVESWWPDSVYKIFPSCSQTSSKEESKKMRKMLPSFLKPEALIKYVGTMDSIAQRHFQACWEGQEQLKVFPLAKKYTFWVACRIFLSLEDPKRVAKFADSFNVLVSGVISLPVNFPGTPFNRAIKASNMIRKELIAIIEQRKVDLKEKETSPADILSQMLQAPDENGEYMNELDMADKILGLLIGGHDTASAAITFIVKYLSELPHIYNQVLEEQMEIAKSKKPGELLNWEDIQKMKYSWHVACEVMRLAPPLQGAFREAINDFVFHGFSIPKGWKLYWSVNSTHKDPECFPEPEKFDPSRFAGNGPASYTFVPFGGGPRMCPGKEYARLEILVFIHNVVKRFSWEKLVSDEKIIVDPMPMPAKGLPICLIPHKLVD; this is encoded by the exons ATGGAGTTCTTCCATTCCGGCTTAATCCTCTTTATTACTCTTTTCCTCTCTGTATCTCTAGCTTACCTCTTTCGCTATAAATCCAAATCTTCTCATGCCAACCTTCCTCCAGGCAATATGGGCTTGCCATTCATAGGCGAAACCCTGGAGTTTCTCAACACTGGCCGAAAGGGTCATCCTGAGAAGTTCATTTCTGACAGAATAGCCAAATACTCCTCCCCAATCTTCAAGACTTCAATCTTCGCTGAACCCACTGTTGTTTTTTGCGGTGCAGCTTCTAACAAGTTCTTGTTCTCCAATGAGAACAAGCTTGTCGAATCCTGGTGGCCAGATTCCGTTTATAAAATCTTCCCTTCATGCTCACAAACATCTTCTAAAGAAGAATccaagaagatgaggaagatgTTACCCAGCTTTCTAAAGCCAGAGGCCTTGATAAAATACGTTGGAACGATGGATTCCATTGCCCAGAGGCATTTTCAGGCTTGTTGGGAAGGCCAAGAACAACTTAAAGTCTTCCCTCTTGCAAAAAAATACACCTTCTGGGTTGCATGCAGAATTTTCTTAAGCCTGGAGGATCCTAAGCGTGTTGCAAAATTTGCTGATTCTTTCAATGTTTTGGTTTCAGGAGTCATTTCTCTTCCTGTAAATTTTCCAGGGACGCCATTTAACCGGGCCATCAAGGCATCGAATATGATAAGGAAGGAGTTGATAGCCATTATCGAGCAAAGGAAGGTTGATCTTAAGGAAAAAGAAACGTCTCCTGCAGATATATTGTCTCAGATGTTACAGGCACCAGATGAAAATGGAGAGTACATGAATGAGTTAGACATGGCTGATAAAATTCTGGGTTTATTGATCGGTGGCCACGACACAGCCAGTGCTGCCATTACTTTCATCGTCAAATATCTCTCTGAACTTCCTCACATATACAACCAAGTCCTAGAGG AACAAATGGAGATCGCAAAATCGAAGAAGCCTGGAGAGTTGTTGAACTGGGAAGATATTCAGAAAATGAAGTATTCCTGGCATGTTGCATGTGAAGTCATGAGACTTGCGCCCCCACTTCAAGGTGCTTTCAGGGAAGCCATTAACGACTTTGTCTTCCATGGCTTCTCCATTCCAAAGGGCTGGAAG CTGTATTGGAGTGTAAATTCAACACACAAGGATCCAGAATGTTTTCCAGAGCCAGAAAAATTTGATCCTTCAAGATTTGCAGGAAATGGACCAGCTTCATACACGTTTGTTCCGTTTGGAGGAGGACCCAGAATGTGCCCCGGAAAAGAATATGCTCGTTTGGAGATACTTGTGTTCATTCATAATGTGGTGAAAAGGTTCAGCTGGGAGAAGCTGGTTTCTGATGAGAAAATTATCGTGGATCCAATGCCTATGCCTGCTAAAGGATTGCCCATTTGCCTTATTCCACACAAACTTGttgattaa
- the LOC123201807 gene encoding beta-amyrin 28-monooxygenase-like isoform X2 produces MEFFHSGLILFITLFLSVSLAYLFRYKSKSSHANLPPGNMGLPFIGETLEFLNTGRKGHPEKFISDRIAKYSSPIFKTSIFAEPTVVFCGAASNKFLFSNENKLVESWWPDSVYKIFPSCSQTSSKEESKKMRKMLPSFLKPEALIKYVGTMDSIAQRHFQACWEGQEQLKVFPLAKKYTFWVACRIFLSLEDPKRVAKFADSFNVLVSGVISLPVNFPGTPFNRAIKASNMIRKELIAIIEQRKVDLKEKETSPADILSQMLQAPDENGEYMNELDMADKILGLLIGGHDTASAAITFIVKYLSELPHIYNQVLEEQMEIAKSKKPGELLNWEDIQKMKYSWHVACEVMRLAPPLQGAFREAINDFVFHGFSIPKGWKEMDQLHTRLFRLEEDPECAPEKNMLVWRYLCSFIMW; encoded by the exons ATGGAGTTCTTCCATTCCGGCTTAATCCTCTTTATTACTCTTTTCCTCTCTGTATCTCTAGCTTACCTCTTTCGCTATAAATCCAAATCTTCTCATGCCAACCTTCCTCCAGGCAATATGGGCTTGCCATTCATAGGCGAAACCCTGGAGTTTCTCAACACTGGCCGAAAGGGTCATCCTGAGAAGTTCATTTCTGACAGAATAGCCAAATACTCCTCCCCAATCTTCAAGACTTCAATCTTCGCTGAACCCACTGTTGTTTTTTGCGGTGCAGCTTCTAACAAGTTCTTGTTCTCCAATGAGAACAAGCTTGTCGAATCCTGGTGGCCAGATTCCGTTTATAAAATCTTCCCTTCATGCTCACAAACATCTTCTAAAGAAGAATccaagaagatgaggaagatgTTACCCAGCTTTCTAAAGCCAGAGGCCTTGATAAAATACGTTGGAACGATGGATTCCATTGCCCAGAGGCATTTTCAGGCTTGTTGGGAAGGCCAAGAACAACTTAAAGTCTTCCCTCTTGCAAAAAAATACACCTTCTGGGTTGCATGCAGAATTTTCTTAAGCCTGGAGGATCCTAAGCGTGTTGCAAAATTTGCTGATTCTTTCAATGTTTTGGTTTCAGGAGTCATTTCTCTTCCTGTAAATTTTCCAGGGACGCCATTTAACCGGGCCATCAAGGCATCGAATATGATAAGGAAGGAGTTGATAGCCATTATCGAGCAAAGGAAGGTTGATCTTAAGGAAAAAGAAACGTCTCCTGCAGATATATTGTCTCAGATGTTACAGGCACCAGATGAAAATGGAGAGTACATGAATGAGTTAGACATGGCTGATAAAATTCTGGGTTTATTGATCGGTGGCCACGACACAGCCAGTGCTGCCATTACTTTCATCGTCAAATATCTCTCTGAACTTCCTCACATATACAACCAAGTCCTAGAGG AACAAATGGAGATCGCAAAATCGAAGAAGCCTGGAGAGTTGTTGAACTGGGAAGATATTCAGAAAATGAAGTATTCCTGGCATGTTGCATGTGAAGTCATGAGACTTGCGCCCCCACTTCAAGGTGCTTTCAGGGAAGCCATTAACGACTTTGTCTTCCATGGCTTCTCCATTCCAAAGGGCTGGAAG GAAATGGACCAGCTTCATACACGTTTGTTCCGTTTGGAGGAGGACCCAGAATGTGCCCCGGAAAAGAATATGCTCGTTTGGAGATACTTGTGTTCATTCATAATGTGGTGA
- the LOC123201774 gene encoding uncharacterized membrane protein YuiD-like produces the protein MGKSRELVGLEAFPWRFTSTYKEKRWGLTRMVRSGGMPSSHSATVTALAVAIVLQEGTGGSEFSVALIFAFVVMTDASGVRLQAGRQAELLNQIVCELPPEHAVSNVRPLRDSIGHTPVQVAAGAILGCLVAHLMRTSKG, from the exons ATGGGTAAAAGTAGAGAACTAGTTGGACTGGAAGCCTTCCCTTGGAGATTT ACGAGCACGTACAAGGAGAAAAGATGGGGCCTGACAAGAATGGTTAGATCTGGTGGAATGCCATCATCCCATTCAGCAACCGTGACTGCTCTTGCTGTTGCTATAGTCTTACAAGAAGGAACTGGGGGATCAGAGTTTTCTGTTGCACTCATTTTCGCATTTGTA GTAATGACTGATGCTTCTGGTGTGCGCCTTCAGGCTGGTCGTCAGGCCGAA TTACTGAATCAAATTGTATGCGAGCTGCCTCCTGAACACGCCGTCTCCAATGTTAGACCTCTACGTGATTCCATTGGCCATACTCCTGTTCAG GTTGCTGCTGGTGCAATTCTGGGATGTTTAGTAGCACATCTCATGAGAACTTCCAAGGGATGA
- the LOC123201775 gene encoding alpha-1,3-arabinosyltransferase XAT3-like produces MGQEQNRILLCAGTSMAALLLLAWLYAKVFSANVTTFELWKLHQQAGFSMADHEAMLANYSLDFPLRRLVRGNDRIRLDITGFACHSDLYCQLCIANKEVRIDNRNLTVYIPSSQSEVSQMNIKPHPTLDPLKYVTSVQIVTGEANSPPCDFKHNVPALVFSSGGYTGNLFHEMDELIIPLFITSRHFRSYLKFVITDYKAWWVSKYRRILSRLSRYEVINPAVNGSVHCFPGAVIGLKFHGFLALNSTDIPGGYSMYDFKHFLAETYNLKHRNVYEIKREKPLLILISRGKTRRFVNENELVAMMEELGFEVVVTMPNRMSNLNKFSELLNSCSVLVGAHGAGLTNEAFLPAGAVAVQVVPLGLDWAAAAYFGEPARPMGVKYLEYKIEPEESSLFQTYGKDDPVVSDPQAIFAKGYLAARAVYIDQQNLKINVERFRETLVKAKELIQEPSDG; encoded by the exons ATGGGGCAGGAGCAAAACAGGATTCTGCTCTGTGCAGGCACTTCCATGGCTgcccttcttcttcttgcttgGCTTTATGCCAAAGTTTTCTCTGCAAATGTCACCACATTTGAGCTCT GGAAGCTGCACCAGCAAGCAGGATTTTCCATGGCTGATCATGAAGCTATGTTAGCAAATTACTCTTTGGATTTTCCATTAAGAAGACTTGTTAGAG GCAATGATCGGATTCGGCTCGATATAACAGGATTTGCTTGCCACTCAGACCTTTACTGTCAATTATGCATTGCAAACAAAGAAGTTCGGATTGACAACAGAAACCTGACAGTTTACATTCCCTCGTCACAATCCGAAGTCAGCCAAATGAATATCAAGCCACATCCGACTCTAGATCCATTGAAATATGTTACATCAGTTCAGATAGTTACTGGAGAAGCCAATTCACCTCCCTGCGATTTCAAGCATAATGTTCCAGCTTTAGTTTTCTCGTCCGGAGGCTATACAGGAAACCTGTTTCATGAAATGGATGAGCTTATCATCCCTTTGTTCATCACTTCACGCCATTTCAGATCGTACCTTAAGTTCGTCATCACTGATTATAAGGCCTGGTGGGTGAGCAAATACAGAAGGATTTTAAGTCGTTTGTCGCGGTATGAGGTGATAAATCCGGCCGTAAATGGCAGTGTTCATTGCTTTCCTGGAGCTGTGATAGGCCTGAAATTCCATGGCTTTTTAGCCCTTAATTCAACAGACATTCCAGGAGGGTACTCAATGTATGACTTCAAGCATTTTCTAGCAGAAACATACAATCTGAAACACAGAAATGTTTATGAAATCAAGAGAGAAAAGCCCCTTCTGATTTTGATCTCCAGGGGAAAAACAAGAAGGtttgtaaatgaaaatgaaCTGGTGGCAATGATGGAGGAATTGGGCTTTGAAGTTGTGGTGACAATGCCTAACAGaatgtcaaatttgaacaaattttctGAGCTTTTGAACTCCTGCAGTGTCCTGGTGGGGGCTCATGGTGCTGGCCTGACAAATGAGGCGTTCTTGCCAGCGGGCGCCGTGGCAGTGCAGGTGGTGCCACTGGGGCTGGACTGGGCTGCAGCTGCTTACTTTGGTGAGCCAGCAAGACCAATGGGAGTGAAATACTTGGAGTACAAGATTGAGCCTGAAGAAAGCAGTCTGTTTCAGACTTATGGGAAAGATGATCCTGTTGTTTCTGATCCTCAAGCTATATTTGCCAAGGGCTACCTGGCTGCCAGGGCCGTGTATATTGATCAACAGAATTTGAAGATTAACGTGGAAAGGTTTAGAGAGACACTTGTAAAAGCCAAAGAACTTATTCAAGAGCCAAGTGATGGCTGA